From Salvia splendens isolate huo1 chromosome 16, SspV2, whole genome shotgun sequence, a single genomic window includes:
- the LOC121770492 gene encoding uncharacterized protein LOC121770492, with amino-acid sequence MVTRKRDATIDVANMFKDVEVKVPLLTALKMSPISKFINDYLAGKVNEEGRMIAEENVSAVIQRSDIPSKKTDPGMFTLPISIGDIQVEHAMCDLGASINVLPYSIYKKLAEAKLVDTDIMIQLADRSCIHPEGILEHVIVNVNNFLYPADFFIIKMTEPTSRESSGVLLGRPFISTASTIIDIRNGTISLDFNGEQFTFNIDEAMKRPADKKNVYSVDVIEPLVQEYLEEELLQRHFTNSAADEEVEREVAEWYEAMNVGEMDDQAIAKAMMDLCERP; translated from the coding sequence ATGGTGACCAGGAAGAGAGACGCCACAATTGACGTGGCCAATATGTTCAAAGATGTGGAAGTCAAAGTGCCACTCTTAACGGCATTGAAGATGTCTCCAATCAGCAAGTTTATAAACGACTACCTAGCGGGGAAGGTCAACGAAGAAGGGAGAATGATTGCAGAGGAGAACGTCTCTGCCGTGATCCAGAGGAGCGACATCCCATCGAAAAAGACCGACCCAGGAATGTTCACGCTCCCGATTTCGATTGGGGATATTCAAGTGGAGCACgccatgtgtgatttaggggcgTCTATCAATGTTCTGCCATACTCCATTTATAAGAAGCTTGCAGAGGCCAAGCTCGTCGATACTGATATAATGATACAGTTGGCCGACAGATCTTGTATTCACCCGGAGGGAATTTTGGAACATGTAATCGTAAATGTGAATAACTTTCTATACCCGGCTGACTTCTTCATCATCAAGATGACAGAGCCAACATCAAGGGAGTCAAGTGGAGTTCTACTGGGAAGGCCGTTCATATCCACGGCCAGCACTATAATTGACATCCGTAATGGGACGATTAGCTTGGATTTCAATGGAGAGCAGTTCACGTTCAATATTGATGAAGCTATGAAGAGGCCAGCGGACAAAAAAAATGTGTATTCAGTAGACGTGATTGAGCCACTAGTGCAGGAGTATCTGGAGGAAGAACTCCTACAGAGGCATTTCACTAATTCCGCTGCAGATGAAGAGGTCGAGAGAGAAGTCGCCGAATGGTATGAAGCCATGAACGTCGgcgaaatggatgatcaagccatcgcgaAAGCGATGATGGATTTATGCGAGCGACCGTGA